The following are from one region of the Lytechinus variegatus isolate NC3 chromosome 4, Lvar_3.0, whole genome shotgun sequence genome:
- the LOC121412958 gene encoding octopamine receptor beta-2R-like encodes MTAIPDLATTGANAVNGTAFIEVDLKWIMVVSVVLSFIGNCINIAVIPQLHEISASSRVLFLSRSAFELVVAILYTPSIHPAFVGQWVYSDWSCKLVGFLLVYSFGMIEVFVVLITADRFFIIYKPLSYPLRATQSLTVITVAGA; translated from the coding sequence ATGACGGCCATCCCCGACCTAGCAACGACAGGAGCCAATGCAGTTAACGGTACCGCATTCATCGAAGTCGATCTCAAATGGATAATGGTAGTTTCTGTGGTTCTAAGCTTCATTGGAAATTGCATCAACATCGCTGTCATCCCCCAACTCCATGAGATCTCGGCATCGAGCAGAGTTCTCTTTCTCAGTAGGTCCGCCTTTGAGTTGGTGGTCGCCATTCTCTACACACCGAGCATCCACCCGGCCTTCGTCGGACAATGGGTCTACAGCGATTGGTCGTGTAAGCTGGTCGGATTTCTTTTAGTTTACTCGTTCGGTATGATCGAAGTCTTCGTTGTTTTGATAACGGCAGACCGATTTTTCATCATCTATAAGCCACTTTCATACCCACTGCGGGCAACGCAGTCACTGACAGTCATAACCGTCGCAGGGGCTTAG